A single genomic interval of Nonomuraea rubra harbors:
- a CDS encoding helix-turn-helix domain-containing protein yields the protein MTHPGDFGRRITHHRTRLNLTLEEVADRADMSAGYVQYLEDHLGTPDRGTVTRLAKALETTVEDLLGGGYERPPGPGTAAESPVLEVLEPAECLRLIAPGGIGRVAFNGSHGPTVLPVNYRVHDGAIVFRTTHGGPMDQDLRTGVEGVEIKIGFQVDRIDEPRREGWSVLVQGPAHHVPDDEVATVSGAGVTPWAGGQRHLYIRIVPHQITGRRIHGL from the coding sequence ATGACCCACCCGGGCGATTTCGGGCGTCGCATCACCCATCACCGCACGAGGTTGAACCTGACGCTGGAAGAGGTGGCCGACCGCGCGGACATGTCGGCCGGATACGTGCAGTACCTGGAAGACCATCTGGGCACCCCCGACAGGGGCACGGTGACCCGGCTGGCCAAGGCGCTGGAGACCACGGTGGAGGATCTGCTGGGCGGAGGGTACGAGCGTCCGCCCGGCCCGGGAACCGCCGCGGAGAGCCCCGTGCTGGAGGTGCTGGAGCCCGCGGAGTGCCTGCGCCTGATCGCGCCGGGCGGCATCGGCCGGGTGGCGTTCAACGGCTCACACGGCCCGACGGTACTGCCCGTCAACTACAGGGTGCACGACGGTGCGATCGTCTTCCGCACCACCCACGGCGGCCCCATGGACCAGGACCTGCGAACAGGCGTGGAAGGCGTGGAGATCAAGATCGGCTTCCAGGTGGACCGGATCGACGAGCCGCGGCGCGAAGGCTGGAGCGTGCTCGTCCAGGGTCCCGCCCACCATGTGCCCGATGACGAAGTGGCCACGGTGAGCGGCGCCGGCGTCACCCCATGGGCGGGCGGCCAGCGGCACCTGTACATCCGCATCGTGCCCCACCAGATCACCGGCCGCCGCATCCACGGCCTCTGA
- a CDS encoding phosphoketolase family protein, which translates to MLERLASPKAGEVEQLDAWWRANNYLTIGQIYLQGNPLLREPLAPRHIKPRLLGHWGTSPGLSLIYAHVSRLIRHTAQQAIYLAGPGHGGPALVAAGYLEGTYSEIYPNVSQDEAGMLRLFRQFSSPGGIPSHVSVTTPGSIHEGGELGYVLVHAFGAVMDNPDLLAVAVVGDGEAETGPLEGSWKGLSFLNPERDGAVLPILHLNGAKIAGPTVLSRKDPDEVRRLLEGHGYEVLEVEGSDLPGMHHRFAATLAEAWSKIRTIQHLARTGGWDGTRPRWPLIVLRSPKGWTGPDKVDGVQMEGTWRSHQVPLSGVRDNPEHLAILESWLRSYRPEELFDATGAPTELVRGLAPEGELRMSASPHANGGLLTRDLALPDFRGYAVEVPRPAQLRAESTRRLGELLRDVYRDNPDTFRLFCPDETNSNRLGAVFEVSDRAFAERVTAEDVAISRNGRVMEVLSEHNCHGWLEGYTLTGRHGMFATYEAFAMVSASQTVQHGKWLQEASRLPWRAKVPSLNVLLTSTAWRNDHNGFSHQGPGLIQVVLTQRGDVARVYLPPDANCLLSVADHCLRSRSYINLIVIDKQPQLQWLNIDQAIEHCARGAGIWDWAGTDDGTSDPDIVLACAGDVVTMETVAAAQILKERLPGFKVRVVNVVDLMTLPRPKDHPHGMSGTLFTELFTDTVDVVFAFHGYPGAIHQLVHGRPDADRFRVRGFIEEGTTTTPFDMTVRNRASRYHLVMDAINNARRLPRGASDLMAWCERKLAEHQAYVVEHLEDMPEVREWSLGDWAKKG; encoded by the coding sequence ATGCTGGAGAGACTGGCCTCCCCGAAGGCCGGGGAGGTCGAACAACTGGACGCCTGGTGGCGGGCCAACAATTACCTCACGATCGGGCAGATTTACCTGCAGGGCAATCCGCTGCTGCGCGAGCCGCTGGCGCCACGGCACATCAAGCCGCGGCTGCTGGGCCACTGGGGAACCAGCCCCGGCCTGTCGTTGATCTACGCGCACGTCTCCCGGCTCATCCGGCACACCGCGCAGCAGGCGATCTACCTCGCCGGGCCGGGGCACGGCGGGCCGGCGCTGGTGGCTGCCGGATACCTGGAGGGCACCTACAGCGAGATCTACCCGAACGTCAGCCAGGACGAGGCCGGGATGTTGCGGCTGTTCCGGCAGTTCTCCAGCCCGGGCGGCATTCCCAGCCACGTCTCGGTGACCACGCCGGGCTCGATCCACGAGGGCGGCGAGCTGGGGTACGTGCTGGTGCACGCCTTCGGCGCCGTCATGGACAACCCCGACCTGCTGGCGGTGGCGGTGGTGGGCGACGGCGAGGCCGAGACGGGGCCGCTGGAAGGGTCGTGGAAGGGCCTGTCGTTCCTCAACCCCGAGCGTGACGGCGCCGTGCTGCCGATCCTGCACCTCAACGGCGCGAAGATCGCCGGCCCCACGGTGTTGTCCCGCAAGGATCCTGACGAGGTGCGCCGGCTGCTGGAGGGCCACGGCTACGAGGTGCTGGAGGTGGAGGGCTCGGACCTGCCGGGCATGCATCACCGCTTCGCGGCGACGCTGGCCGAGGCCTGGAGCAAGATCCGCACCATCCAGCATCTGGCCCGTACCGGCGGGTGGGACGGGACCCGGCCGCGGTGGCCGCTGATCGTGCTGCGCTCGCCCAAGGGGTGGACCGGCCCGGACAAGGTGGACGGCGTGCAGATGGAGGGTACGTGGCGCTCGCACCAGGTGCCGCTGTCCGGGGTGCGCGACAATCCGGAGCACCTGGCGATCCTGGAGAGCTGGCTGCGCTCGTACCGGCCGGAGGAGTTGTTCGACGCCACCGGTGCGCCGACCGAGCTGGTGCGCGGCCTGGCGCCGGAGGGGGAGCTGCGGATGAGCGCCAGCCCGCACGCCAACGGCGGCCTGCTGACGCGGGATCTTGCCCTGCCCGACTTCCGCGGTTACGCCGTCGAGGTGCCGCGTCCGGCGCAACTGCGCGCGGAGTCGACCCGCCGGCTCGGCGAGCTACTGCGCGACGTGTACCGCGACAACCCCGACACCTTCCGCCTGTTCTGCCCGGACGAGACCAACAGCAACCGGCTCGGCGCCGTGTTCGAGGTGTCCGACCGCGCCTTCGCCGAACGCGTGACGGCCGAGGACGTGGCGATCAGCCGGAACGGGCGGGTCATGGAGGTGCTGTCGGAGCACAACTGCCACGGCTGGCTGGAGGGCTACACGCTGACCGGACGGCACGGCATGTTCGCCACCTACGAGGCGTTCGCGATGGTCAGCGCCTCCCAGACGGTGCAGCACGGCAAGTGGCTGCAGGAGGCGAGCCGGCTGCCGTGGCGGGCCAAGGTGCCCAGCCTCAACGTGCTGCTGACCTCGACCGCCTGGCGCAACGACCACAACGGCTTCTCCCACCAAGGGCCCGGCCTGATCCAGGTCGTGCTGACCCAGCGCGGCGACGTCGCCCGCGTCTACCTGCCGCCGGACGCCAACTGCCTGCTGTCGGTGGCCGACCACTGCCTGAGGTCGCGGTCGTACATCAACCTCATCGTCATCGACAAGCAGCCGCAGCTGCAGTGGCTGAACATCGACCAGGCCATCGAGCACTGCGCCCGCGGGGCCGGGATCTGGGACTGGGCCGGCACCGACGACGGCACCAGCGACCCCGACATCGTGCTCGCCTGCGCCGGCGACGTGGTGACGATGGAGACGGTCGCGGCGGCGCAGATCCTCAAGGAACGGCTGCCCGGCTTCAAGGTCCGCGTGGTCAACGTGGTCGACCTGATGACGCTGCCGCGCCCGAAGGACCACCCGCACGGCATGAGCGGCACCCTGTTCACCGAGCTGTTCACCGACACCGTCGATGTGGTGTTCGCCTTCCACGGCTACCCGGGCGCCATCCACCAGCTCGTGCACGGCCGCCCGGACGCCGACCGGTTCCGGGTGCGCGGCTTCATCGAGGAGGGCACCACCACCACGCCCTTCGACATGACGGTCCGCAACCGCGCCTCCCGCTACCACCTGGTCATGGACGCCATCAACAACGCCAGGCGGCTGCCGCGCGGCGCCAGCGACCTGATGGCCTGGTGCGAGCGGAAACTCGCCGAGCACCAGGCGTACGTCGTCGAACACCTCGAAGACATGCCCGAGGTGCGTGAGTGGTCGCTGGGCGACTGGGCGAAGAAGGGCTGA